The Aulosira sp. FACHB-615 genome includes a window with the following:
- a CDS encoding NAD(P)/FAD-dependent oxidoreductase, with protein MVKRVAIVGAGPSGVLLAHYLLRRQEKYQIDIFDFRSDPRTVAFSKSRTFSIVLSQRGINALQQIEGLKEAVKAISLETNGAALHQKNGKTRVFSRSYSQLTLDRTSLVIQLLEQLTIKGSNQVNLHFNHECTQVDFTTKQIKFKQLDTDTEITVDYDLLIGADGSRSVVREGFLQTENFQCQQNYVANDYKSFFLPPLDPKLNLNWQQNKVNSWRLDNSINILLVYQMDSSWNGVIVFPHKDKTIPELTTKQEVFNYLHQNFPEIAQVLPESEAEDFANRPVSRVLTVRCNRYHYGDSVLLIGDAAHGVSPSLGQGCNAALEDVAIFNQILDECGDNLAVAVEKFSLQRQADGIALVELSDYAFPISKKLFVELLFRNRLSKYFFPILPKFFLPSLFELMAEGKLSYSEILNLYQDWIAKVKKSNQQILAKM; from the coding sequence ATGGTGAAAAGAGTAGCGATCGTTGGTGCTGGCCCTAGCGGAGTCCTACTGGCTCACTATTTACTACGTCGTCAAGAAAAATATCAAATCGATATTTTTGATTTTCGCAGTGATCCCCGCACTGTCGCCTTTTCTAAGTCGCGCACCTTTTCGATTGTTCTCAGTCAACGCGGGATCAATGCTTTACAGCAAATTGAGGGACTGAAGGAAGCTGTAAAAGCCATCAGCTTAGAAACTAATGGAGCCGCACTGCACCAAAAAAATGGTAAAACACGGGTATTCAGTAGAAGCTACTCACAGTTAACCCTGGACAGAACGAGCTTGGTAATTCAATTATTAGAACAGTTGACCATCAAAGGCAGCAATCAAGTTAATCTTCACTTCAATCATGAATGTACACAAGTAGATTTTACTACAAAGCAAATAAAGTTTAAACAACTGGATACTGACACAGAAATTACCGTTGATTATGACTTATTAATTGGTGCAGATGGGTCGCGTTCAGTAGTTAGGGAAGGTTTTCTACAAACAGAGAACTTTCAGTGTCAACAAAATTATGTTGCAAATGACTACAAATCTTTTTTCTTACCACCATTAGACCCTAAATTAAATCTCAACTGGCAACAAAATAAAGTCAACTCTTGGCGGTTAGATAACAGTATAAATATTTTATTAGTCTATCAAATGGACAGCAGTTGGAATGGTGTAATTGTGTTTCCGCACAAAGATAAAACCATTCCTGAACTGACTACCAAACAAGAAGTATTCAACTATTTACACCAAAATTTCCCAGAAATTGCCCAAGTATTACCAGAATCAGAAGCGGAAGATTTTGCTAATAGACCTGTATCTAGAGTGCTGACAGTGCGCTGTAACCGCTATCATTACGGTGATAGTGTTTTGTTGATTGGCGATGCGGCGCATGGAGTTTCCCCATCTCTCGGACAAGGTTGTAACGCCGCCTTGGAAGATGTAGCTATTTTTAACCAAATTTTAGATGAATGTGGTGATAATTTAGCCGTAGCTGTGGAAAAGTTTAGTCTTCAACGTCAAGCTGATGGAATTGCTTTAGTAGAATTAAGTGATTACGCTTTTCCTATCTCGAAAAAGTTATTTGTTGAGTTGTTATTCAGGAATCGTCTGAGTAAATATTTCTTTCCTATTTTACCCAAGTTCTTCCTACCTTCGTTATTTGAACTGATGGCGGAAGGCAAACTTTCCTACTCAGAAATTCTCAACTTATATCAAGATTGGATTGCGAAAGTGAAAAAATCAAATCAACAAATTTTGGCAAAAATGTAA
- the priA gene encoding primosomal protein N' yields MYINDLNLQNLVVAEPGESYQAQKGNRYVEVLVDCPGATGLFTYRLPPQLEVKSGDILTVPFGAQQLGAIAIRLLSTPNIDLAPDKIREVEDVVSVGFFPSYYWELLNRVAAYYYTPLIQVIRVALPPGLLGRTQRRIRLTNTQSQSHRAFLSPVAQQILQLLQTQPSGDYSFAYIQQKVKFTYRGVRELLRLGLVESYLEAPRLTRPKLQKAVTLIDSSDRDLTQRQREIIEVLRRNGGELWHSELLQICNASSSILKTLAQKGYIVIEEREILRAEQSPTLTPDQPKLLNTAQANALATIQSLTKFAQVLLHGVTGSGKTEVYLQAIAPLLNQGKSALVLVPEIGLTPQLTDRFRARFGNKVAVYHSALSEGERYDTWRQMLTGEPQVVIGTRSAIFAPLPNLGLIILDEEHDSSFKQDSPIPTYHARTVAQWRAELENCPLVLGSATPSLESWVSMGRQEGDKGTRGQGGQGGQGGQGGQGRNDVSTTLSTPSPLSTPTPHSPLPTPHSPLPTHYLSLPERINSRPLPPVEVVDMRVELQQGNRSIFSRSLQEALAQLQEKRQQGILFIHRRGHSTFVSCRSCGYVMECPHCDVSLAYHHAEEGAPQLLRCHYCNYVRSHPKFCPDCSSPYLKFFGSGTQRVTQELAKQFPQLRCIRFDSDTTRNKGAHRTLLTQFANGEADLLVGTQMLTKGLDLPQVTLVGVVAADGLLHLSDYRASERAFQTLTQVAGRAGRGDDAGRVIVQTYTPEDPVIAAVCTHDYQSFCQTELEKRRDLDYPPYGRLILLRLSSLDPIQVQNTAQIIAANLGNNEGFEILGPAPAGVMRVANRYRWQILLKFNPDELPQLPNWDEIRELCGDGVSLTIDVDPMNIL; encoded by the coding sequence ATGTATATTAATGACTTAAATTTACAAAATTTAGTAGTTGCCGAGCCAGGGGAATCTTATCAAGCCCAAAAGGGGAATCGCTACGTTGAAGTTTTGGTAGACTGTCCAGGCGCTACCGGATTATTTACATACCGTTTACCACCGCAGTTAGAAGTAAAATCAGGGGATATATTAACTGTGCCATTTGGCGCACAACAGTTAGGCGCGATCGCCATTCGGTTGTTAAGCACACCTAATATTGATCTAGCACCAGACAAAATTCGAGAAGTCGAAGATGTGGTGAGTGTGGGGTTTTTCCCCAGCTATTATTGGGAATTATTAAACCGCGTCGCAGCATATTACTACACGCCCTTAATTCAGGTGATTCGGGTGGCTTTACCGCCGGGATTATTAGGGCGGACTCAACGCCGGATTCGTTTAACTAATACCCAAAGCCAATCTCATCGAGCTTTTCTCAGTCCAGTCGCCCAGCAGATTTTACAACTGTTGCAAACTCAACCATCAGGGGATTACAGTTTTGCGTATATTCAACAAAAAGTCAAGTTCACCTATCGCGGCGTGCGGGAATTGTTGCGCTTGGGTTTGGTAGAAAGTTATTTAGAAGCCCCCAGACTAACTCGCCCCAAATTACAAAAAGCTGTCACATTAATAGATAGTAGCGATCGCGATTTAACTCAGCGTCAGCGAGAAATCATCGAAGTTTTGCGCCGCAACGGTGGGGAATTATGGCACAGCGAACTCTTGCAAATTTGTAATGCGAGTTCTTCCATCCTCAAAACCTTGGCGCAAAAAGGTTACATCGTGATTGAAGAACGGGAAATTTTACGTGCCGAACAAAGCCCGACATTAACGCCAGACCAGCCAAAGTTATTAAATACTGCCCAAGCTAATGCTTTAGCAACTATACAATCATTAACTAAATTTGCTCAAGTCTTGTTGCATGGCGTAACAGGTTCCGGCAAGACAGAAGTATATTTACAAGCGATCGCACCATTATTAAATCAAGGTAAATCAGCCTTAGTCTTAGTCCCGGAAATTGGACTCACACCCCAACTCACCGATAGATTCCGCGCCCGGTTTGGTAACAAAGTCGCCGTTTATCACAGCGCCCTTTCCGAAGGCGAACGTTACGATACTTGGCGACAAATGCTAACAGGGGAACCGCAAGTAGTCATCGGGACGCGCAGTGCTATTTTCGCCCCCTTACCCAACCTCGGTTTAATCATCTTAGACGAAGAACACGACAGCAGCTTTAAGCAAGATTCACCGATCCCCACCTACCACGCCCGTACCGTCGCCCAATGGCGGGCTGAGTTAGAAAACTGTCCCTTGGTTTTGGGTTCGGCTACGCCGTCTTTGGAGAGTTGGGTGAGTATGGGAAGGCAGGAGGGGGACAAGGGGACAAGGGGACAAGGGGGACAGGGAGGACAAGGGGGACAAGGGGGACAAGGAAGAAACGATGTTTCAACTACCTTGTCTACCCCCTCTCCCTTGTCTACCCCCACTCCCCACTCCCCACTCCCCACTCCCCACTCCCCACTCCCCACTCACTACCTATCATTACCAGAACGCATCAACTCGCGCCCCTTACCACCAGTTGAGGTGGTAGATATGCGGGTGGAATTACAGCAGGGAAATCGGTCAATATTTAGTCGCAGCTTGCAAGAGGCTTTGGCACAATTACAGGAAAAAAGACAGCAGGGGATTTTATTTATTCATCGCCGGGGACATAGTACTTTTGTGTCTTGTCGCAGTTGTGGCTATGTGATGGAATGTCCGCACTGTGATGTGTCCTTAGCGTATCACCATGCAGAAGAAGGTGCGCCCCAATTATTGCGGTGTCATTACTGTAATTATGTGCGATCGCATCCCAAATTCTGTCCCGATTGTAGTTCGCCTTACTTAAAATTCTTTGGGAGTGGAACCCAACGTGTCACCCAAGAATTAGCTAAACAGTTTCCCCAATTGCGGTGCATCCGGTTTGATAGCGATACCACCCGCAACAAAGGCGCACACCGCACCTTGCTAACTCAGTTTGCCAACGGTGAAGCCGATTTATTAGTCGGGACGCAAATGTTAACCAAAGGTTTGGACTTACCCCAAGTTACTCTAGTGGGAGTTGTGGCTGCGGATGGACTACTGCATTTATCAGACTACCGCGCCAGTGAACGGGCTTTTCAAACTCTTACCCAGGTGGCGGGACGTGCGGGAAGAGGTGATGATGCAGGGAGAGTCATTGTGCAGACTTACACCCCAGAAGATCCCGTAATTGCCGCAGTTTGCACCCACGATTATCAATCTTTTTGTCAAACTGAGTTAGAAAAACGGCGTGACCTTGATTATCCCCCTTATGGCAGGTTAATTTTATTGCGTCTCAGTAGCCTTGACCCCATTCAAGTGCAGAATACTGCCCAAATTATCGCTGCCAACTTGGGGAACAATGAAGGCTTTGAAATTCTCGGCCCTGCACCAGCCGGGGTAATGCGAGTAGCGAACCGTTATCGCTGGCAAATCTTATTAAAATTTAACCCTGATGAATTACCCCAGTTACCCAATTGGGACGAAATTAGAGAGTTATGTGGTGATGGCGTTAGCTTGACTATAGATGTTGATCCGATGAATATATTATGA
- a CDS encoding FAD-dependent oxidoreductase: protein MTTHLPTNALADTTVNPAHEIIDQHTTDCCIVGGGPAGVVLAFLLARQGISVMLLEAHKDFDRDFRGDTIHPSVMQIMEELNLSDRLLQLPHTKMRQIQVKTPQNTFTLADFSHLNTNYPYITMLPQVKFLEFITQEAQQYPNFQLVMGANVQELMTENGVVTGVRYRGGGGWHEVRAMLTVGADGRHSKLRQMGEFASIETSPPMDILWFRLPRHPQEFDGGMGRFAPGHIVAMLDRGTEWQIAYVIPKGGYQKLRTAGLEELKKSIVEVVPELSDRLYTLQDWSQVAFLSVESSRVKQWYLPGLLLIGDAAHIMSPVGGVGINYAIQDAVVAANVLSQPLQNHQVKLSDLAKVQRQRELPTRIIQAFQTFIQKRVFAPVLSANQTFQPPALLRLPILRDLPARLIALGVFPVHVK, encoded by the coding sequence ATGACTACTCATCTACCGACTAATGCGCTTGCAGACACAACTGTAAACCCAGCCCATGAGATTATAGATCAACACACTACTGATTGTTGTATTGTGGGTGGCGGCCCGGCTGGGGTGGTTTTAGCTTTTTTGTTGGCGCGTCAAGGTATATCTGTGATGTTGCTAGAGGCGCATAAAGATTTTGACCGCGACTTTCGGGGAGATACAATTCATCCTTCAGTAATGCAAATTATGGAGGAATTGAATTTAAGCGATCGCCTATTACAATTACCTCATACTAAAATGCGCCAAATTCAAGTGAAAACTCCGCAAAATACTTTTACTCTGGCAGATTTTAGTCACCTGAACACAAATTATCCCTACATTACAATGTTGCCCCAGGTAAAATTTTTGGAGTTCATCACCCAAGAAGCGCAACAATATCCAAATTTTCAGTTAGTGATGGGTGCGAATGTTCAAGAACTCATGACAGAAAATGGGGTAGTGACAGGAGTGCGTTATCGGGGTGGCGGTGGTTGGCACGAAGTCCGCGCTATGCTGACAGTTGGCGCAGATGGTCGTCACTCCAAGTTAAGACAAATGGGAGAGTTTGCATCTATTGAAACTTCTCCACCGATGGATATTCTCTGGTTTCGCTTACCCCGCCATCCTCAAGAATTTGATGGGGGAATGGGACGTTTTGCACCTGGACATATTGTAGCGATGCTTGACCGTGGTACAGAGTGGCAAATTGCTTATGTAATTCCTAAAGGCGGCTATCAAAAACTGCGGACGGCTGGTTTGGAAGAGTTAAAGAAATCGATTGTGGAAGTTGTGCCAGAATTAAGCGATCGCTTGTATACTCTTCAAGATTGGTCACAAGTCGCTTTTTTATCGGTAGAATCAAGCCGCGTTAAACAGTGGTATCTTCCAGGGTTGTTACTCATTGGTGATGCTGCTCATATTATGTCTCCCGTTGGCGGTGTGGGGATTAACTACGCCATTCAAGATGCAGTCGTAGCCGCTAATGTCCTCAGCCAACCTCTGCAAAATCACCAAGTCAAGCTGAGTGACTTAGCCAAAGTTCAGCGTCAGCGAGAGTTACCGACACGCATTATTCAAGCATTTCAGACATTTATTCAAAAGCGAGTATTTGCACCTGTATTATCTGCTAATCAGACTTTTCAACCGCCAGCATTGTTACGCTTACCAATTTTGCGCGATTTACCCGCTAGATTAATTGCTTTGGGTGTGTTTCCGGTTCATGTGAAATAG